In Natrinema amylolyticum, the following are encoded in one genomic region:
- a CDS encoding ABC transporter permease, which yields MRSLLSRRRETTDGPPLGLLLLSGVIAVSVLFPLTYLVFEATTVETGRLWEMLVRPQTATVVTNSLLLMTGVTVLSALIGVPLAWLTVQTDLPFRRFWAVVAALPLVVPSYIGAFAFVSAFGPQGEFQSILEPLGIQELPEIYGLPGATLVITLYTYPYVYLTVRAALLSFDTTLLDAARTLNHDTWTAFRRVTLPQVRPAIVAGSLLAALYAVSDFGTPAIMQLPVFTQQIFLEYRSFGRDYAAFLSLQLLVIVLVVLVLEWWARPDRTVQGDGSEGASEPVVELGAWRWPATLLPAGVTGIALLVPLWILGLWLVTADPDARPSLAFELEYAVNSVLVAGAAALVAVLVALPVAYVAARHDSPLSTIFERSTYVGFAVPGIVLGLALVSFATAYEGIRQTYGLTALPALYQTIPLLVFAYVIRFMPQAVGSIRTTTLQVDAKLVEAAHTLGETPLRTFRKVTLPLIAPGVTAGAALVFLTTMKELPATLLLRPTGFETLVTIIWKAQGEAFFQYAVIPALLLLAVSGLSLLVLLTQGGREGL from the coding sequence ATGAGATCACTCCTCTCACGCCGACGCGAGACGACCGACGGACCGCCGCTCGGACTGCTGCTCCTGTCCGGCGTCATCGCCGTGAGCGTGCTGTTCCCGCTCACGTATCTCGTGTTCGAGGCGACGACCGTCGAGACGGGTCGGCTCTGGGAGATGCTCGTCCGTCCGCAGACCGCGACGGTCGTCACGAACAGCCTCCTGCTCATGACCGGCGTCACGGTGCTGTCGGCGCTGATCGGCGTCCCGCTGGCGTGGCTCACCGTCCAGACGGACCTTCCCTTCCGCCGGTTCTGGGCCGTCGTCGCCGCCCTCCCGCTGGTCGTCCCGAGCTACATCGGCGCGTTCGCCTTCGTCTCCGCGTTCGGCCCGCAGGGCGAGTTCCAGTCGATTCTCGAGCCGCTGGGCATCCAAGAATTGCCCGAGATCTACGGGTTACCGGGCGCGACGCTCGTCATCACGCTCTACACCTATCCCTACGTCTACCTGACGGTGCGGGCCGCGCTGCTCTCGTTCGACACGACGCTCCTCGACGCCGCTCGAACCCTGAACCACGACACGTGGACGGCCTTCCGCCGCGTGACGCTCCCGCAGGTCCGCCCCGCGATCGTCGCCGGGAGTCTGCTCGCGGCGCTGTACGCCGTCTCCGACTTCGGGACGCCGGCGATCATGCAACTGCCCGTCTTCACGCAACAGATCTTCCTCGAATACCGCTCCTTCGGCCGGGACTACGCCGCCTTCCTCTCGCTCCAGTTGCTCGTCATCGTGCTCGTCGTCCTCGTCCTCGAGTGGTGGGCTCGCCCCGACCGGACGGTCCAGGGCGACGGCTCCGAGGGCGCGAGCGAGCCCGTCGTCGAACTCGGCGCGTGGCGGTGGCCGGCGACACTGCTGCCCGCGGGCGTCACCGGCATCGCGCTGTTGGTTCCGCTCTGGATCCTCGGGCTCTGGCTCGTGACCGCCGATCCCGACGCGCGGCCGTCACTGGCGTTCGAACTCGAGTACGCGGTCAACTCCGTGCTCGTGGCCGGTGCGGCCGCGCTCGTGGCCGTGCTCGTCGCCCTGCCGGTCGCGTACGTCGCGGCCAGACACGACTCGCCGCTGTCGACGATCTTCGAGCGATCGACCTACGTCGGCTTCGCGGTGCCGGGGATCGTCCTCGGGCTTGCGCTCGTTTCCTTCGCCACGGCCTACGAGGGTATCCGCCAGACGTACGGCCTGACCGCTCTGCCGGCGCTCTACCAGACGATCCCGCTGCTGGTGTTCGCCTACGTGATCCGATTCATGCCTCAGGCGGTCGGCTCGATCCGAACCACGACGCTCCAGGTCGACGCGAAACTAGTCGAGGCCGCACACACGCTGGGCGAGACGCCGCTTCGCACGTTCCGAAAGGTGACCCTTCCGCTCATCGCGCCGGGCGTGACCGCCGGGGCGGCGCTGGTCTTCCTGACCACGATGAAAGAGCTCCCGGCGACCCTCCTCTTGCGGCCGACCGGCTTCGAAACCCTCGTCACCATCATCTGGAAGGCACAGGGCGAGGCGTTCTTCCAGTACGCCGTCATCCCCGCCCTGCTGTTGCTCGCCGTCTCCGGCCTCTCGCTGCTCGTCCTCCTCACCCAAGGCGGGCGCGAGGGACTCTGA
- a CDS encoding GMC family oxidoreductase, whose protein sequence is MSDGRPPAESAEPIADGDADRTPVADADICVIGAGPAGGIVADRLAEAGREVVILEAGPRFDPADRLARQERAIRPAYGRQDVWDGDPERDAYSASGERHYPLNRARVKGVGGSTLHWQGMVMRLHEADFDSQSVRGVGADWPIDYEDLRPYYAQAERELGIAGAADNPFAPPREEPHPMPAFPPSYSDGLFAEACDELEIAMHSVPNARNSEGYDDRSACVGYGTCRPVCPSGAKYDATVHVERAESQGATVIDRAPVQRLEHDADSISAAVYATPDDETHRQEADAFVVACGGVETPRLLLLSESSRYPDGLANSSGLVGRYFMEHCFAGTFGVLDEPTRQNHVGFHTSESHQFYDDADAEYAPFKLEFFNFAGPSPVGMALTGDDWGDDLLERIRDGYGDHIAVGALVEQLPREDSYVGLDPDRTDDRDNPVPDVHWTVGDRALRTIERANEIQEDIFDELGAEITRQDGPEHVVPTNHHMGTTRMGTDPDESVVDPALRTHDLENCWIASSSVFPTAGAMNPTLTIAALALKAADHVLESL, encoded by the coding sequence GTGAGCGACGGTCGACCGCCCGCCGAGTCGGCGGAGCCGATCGCCGACGGGGACGCGGATCGGACGCCGGTCGCGGACGCCGACATCTGCGTGATCGGTGCGGGTCCCGCCGGCGGAATCGTCGCGGATCGGCTCGCCGAGGCCGGCCGCGAGGTCGTGATCCTCGAGGCCGGGCCGCGGTTCGATCCGGCCGACAGACTTGCCAGACAGGAGCGGGCGATCAGACCGGCGTACGGCCGGCAGGACGTCTGGGACGGCGATCCGGAGCGCGACGCGTACTCGGCGTCGGGCGAGCGACACTACCCGCTGAACCGCGCTCGGGTCAAGGGCGTCGGTGGGTCGACGCTCCACTGGCAGGGAATGGTGATGCGCCTTCACGAGGCCGATTTCGACTCTCAGAGCGTGCGCGGTGTCGGCGCAGACTGGCCGATCGACTACGAGGACCTCCGACCGTACTACGCGCAGGCCGAGCGGGAACTGGGAATCGCCGGTGCCGCCGACAACCCCTTCGCGCCGCCCCGCGAGGAGCCCCATCCGATGCCGGCGTTTCCGCCCTCCTACAGCGACGGCCTGTTCGCCGAGGCCTGCGACGAACTCGAGATCGCGATGCACTCCGTGCCCAACGCGCGCAACTCCGAGGGCTACGACGACCGCAGCGCCTGCGTCGGCTACGGCACCTGCCGCCCGGTCTGTCCCTCCGGCGCGAAGTACGACGCGACCGTCCACGTCGAGCGCGCTGAGAGCCAGGGCGCGACCGTGATCGATCGCGCGCCCGTCCAGCGACTCGAGCACGACGCCGACTCGATTTCGGCGGCGGTCTACGCCACGCCCGACGACGAGACGCATCGACAGGAGGCCGACGCCTTCGTCGTCGCCTGCGGCGGCGTCGAGACGCCCCGCCTCCTGTTGCTCTCCGAATCGAGTCGGTACCCCGACGGACTGGCTAACTCGAGCGGTCTCGTCGGCCGGTACTTCATGGAGCACTGCTTCGCGGGCACGTTCGGCGTCCTCGACGAGCCGACCCGGCAGAACCACGTCGGCTTCCACACCAGCGAGTCCCACCAGTTCTACGACGACGCCGACGCGGAGTACGCCCCCTTCAAACTCGAGTTCTTCAACTTCGCCGGTCCGTCGCCGGTCGGGATGGCGCTGACCGGCGACGACTGGGGCGACGACCTGCTCGAGCGAATCCGAGACGGGTACGGCGACCACATCGCGGTGGGCGCGCTGGTCGAACAGCTGCCCCGCGAGGACAGCTACGTCGGACTCGACCCCGACAGGACCGACGATCGGGACAACCCCGTCCCCGACGTCCACTGGACCGTCGGCGATCGGGCCCTGCGGACGATCGAGCGAGCGAACGAGATCCAAGAGGACATCTTCGACGAACTGGGGGCCGAAATCACCAGACAGGACGGTCCCGAGCACGTCGTCCCGACCAATCACCACATGGGAACGACTCGGATGGGCACCGACCCCGACGAGAGCGTCGTCGATCCCGCGCTGCGAACCCACGACCTCGAGAACTGCTGGATCGCCTCGAGCAGCGTCTTCCCGACCGCCGGAGCGATGAATCCGACGCTGACGATCGCGGCGCTCGCGCTGAAGGCCGCGGATCACGTCCTCGAAAGTCTGTAA
- a CDS encoding Rid family detoxifying hydrolase — protein MKRIIETDDAPAAVGAYSQATSNGSLVFTAGQIPMTNDGEVLADESIENQTDQALYNLDAVLDEAGASAEDILKVTVFLEDIDDFEAMNEAYADYFDDQPPARSAVEVAALPKGVGVEIEAVASVEAE, from the coding sequence GTGAAACGAATCATCGAGACCGACGACGCGCCCGCCGCGGTCGGTGCGTACAGTCAGGCGACCAGTAACGGCTCGCTGGTGTTCACCGCCGGCCAGATTCCCATGACGAACGACGGCGAGGTGCTCGCCGACGAGTCCATCGAGAACCAGACCGATCAGGCCCTCTACAACCTCGACGCCGTCCTCGACGAAGCGGGCGCGTCCGCCGAGGACATCCTCAAAGTCACCGTCTTCCTTGAGGACATCGACGACTTCGAGGCGATGAACGAGGCCTACGCCGACTACTTCGACGACCAGCCGCCGGCCCGCAGCGCCGTCGAGGTCGCCGCGCTCCCGAAGGGCGTCGGCGTCGAGATCGAAGCCGTCGCGTCCGTCGAAGCGGAGTGA
- a CDS encoding serine hydrolase domain-containing protein produces MQRRKLLGSIAAAAIGSTVSTSASASASKGSADGTASSSARNSDILPTGTERIAETFSDQLEQELHHGAQLAVYHDDELVVNLAGGTTGPDGGAERTDTRHILFSTTKPYTAAVVHHLVDKGLVDYDDYVVEHWPAFARGDKRKKNVTIRHVLSHQSGLHSIPAIDDNPEVWGMPDRKEKLVEEAELLYPPGTRTDYHLLSYGWIIDGLTRNVVGRQIDEIAEDAIFEPLGMDDTGIGLEGDHGDVATLVGFEPYSQITEPESPGYNAYVADLFNSPGVQHSVVGAATGIGTARDLARFYNCLLNDGEDVLSERVTRAFTSVEVEQVEDGEYTRRGLGVRFGGNPGDDFGVTASHGVYGHGGLGSIMTWGDPDNDIAFAYVTNGIRDGYEHSQRVARLGDTVRHELS; encoded by the coding sequence ATGCAGCGTCGAAAGCTCCTCGGCAGTATCGCAGCCGCAGCGATCGGATCGACGGTATCGACATCGGCATCGGCATCGGCGTCGAAGGGTTCGGCGGACGGAACCGCTTCGAGTTCGGCACGAAACTCCGATATTCTCCCGACGGGGACCGAGCGAATCGCGGAAACGTTCTCCGATCAGCTCGAGCAGGAACTCCATCACGGCGCACAGCTCGCCGTCTACCACGACGACGAGCTCGTGGTAAATCTCGCGGGCGGCACGACCGGCCCCGATGGAGGCGCGGAGCGGACCGATACCCGTCACATCCTGTTCTCGACGACGAAGCCGTACACGGCGGCCGTCGTCCACCACTTGGTCGATAAGGGCCTCGTCGACTACGACGACTACGTCGTCGAGCACTGGCCGGCGTTCGCGAGGGGAGACAAGCGGAAGAAGAACGTGACGATCCGCCACGTCCTCTCGCACCAGTCCGGCCTTCACTCGATTCCGGCGATCGACGATAATCCCGAAGTGTGGGGAATGCCCGACAGGAAAGAGAAACTCGTCGAGGAGGCCGAGCTCCTGTATCCGCCGGGGACGCGCACGGATTACCACCTGCTGAGTTACGGATGGATTATCGACGGTCTCACCCGAAACGTCGTCGGCAGACAGATCGACGAGATCGCAGAGGACGCCATCTTCGAGCCGCTCGGGATGGACGACACGGGAATCGGACTCGAGGGGGACCATGGCGACGTCGCGACCCTCGTCGGGTTCGAACCGTACAGCCAGATCACCGAGCCCGAATCACCGGGGTACAATGCCTACGTCGCCGATCTGTTCAACAGTCCGGGCGTCCAGCACAGCGTCGTCGGTGCTGCCACCGGTATCGGGACGGCCCGTGATCTGGCACGGTTCTACAACTGCCTGCTGAACGACGGCGAAGACGTCCTCAGCGAGCGCGTGACGCGTGCGTTCACCTCGGTGGAGGTCGAACAAGTGGAGGACGGCGAGTACACCCGTCGCGGCCTCGGCGTTCGCTTCGGCGGCAACCCCGGCGACGACTTCGGCGTGACCGCGTCTCACGGCGTCTACGGACACGGCGGACTCGGCAGCATCATGACGTGGGGCGATCCCGACAACGACATCGCGTTCGCATACGTCACGAACGGAATCCGCGACGGCTACGAACACAGCCAGCGCGTCGCCCGGCTCGGTGACACGGTCCGTCACGAACTCTCGTAA
- a CDS encoding gamma-glutamylcyclotransferase family protein: MLVFVYGTLTDPERVATVLEIDPPDAAAAFAGRATLEGLHRVDGRYPTLAPGGSVDGRLLAVDDAGLERLDRYEGVESGLYVRVAVPVVSRSDDRRGESSRTADDRCWVYVGEPDRLGVDATWPGTEPFRDRVDGVVSRTDIAVRRLE; this comes from the coding sequence GTGCTCGTCTTCGTCTACGGGACGCTGACCGATCCGGAGCGGGTCGCGACCGTCCTCGAGATAGATCCACCGGACGCGGCGGCGGCGTTCGCCGGCCGAGCGACGCTCGAGGGACTCCACCGAGTCGACGGCCGGTACCCGACGCTCGCACCCGGCGGCAGCGTCGACGGACGACTGCTCGCGGTCGACGACGCGGGCCTCGAGCGACTCGACCGATACGAGGGCGTCGAGAGTGGGCTCTACGTCCGAGTCGCAGTGCCGGTAGTGAGCCGGAGCGATGACCGGCGAGGGGAGTCAAGCAGGACGGCCGACGACCGGTGTTGGGTGTACGTCGGTGAGCCGGATCGGCTCGGCGTCGACGCGACCTGGCCCGGAACCGAACCGTTCCGCGACCGCGTAGACGGTGTCGTTTCGCGAACGGATATCGCGGTTCGACGCCTCGAATGA
- a CDS encoding SOS response-associated peptidase → MCGRYTLVAEQDDLEARFDARFRDADFPPRYNMAPGQELPVITNEEPETFQRLEWGLVPSWADDDSGGLINARAESVDEKPSFEAAYERRRCSRESSERERDTPSAGRCLVPADGFYEWVETDEGKRPYRVSFEDDRVFAMAGLWERWEPETTQTGLDAFGGGVDDESERGPLETFTIITTEPNDLVSELHHRMAVILAPDAEQKWLSGDAGREVLEPRSADGMRADPVSTAVNDPATDEPSLIEPLEGA, encoded by the coding sequence ATGTGCGGTCGCTACACGCTCGTCGCCGAGCAGGACGATCTCGAGGCGCGGTTCGACGCCCGGTTTCGGGACGCGGACTTTCCCCCGCGGTACAACATGGCTCCGGGCCAGGAGCTCCCGGTGATCACGAACGAGGAACCGGAGACGTTCCAGCGCCTCGAGTGGGGGCTGGTGCCCTCGTGGGCCGATGACGACAGCGGCGGGCTGATCAACGCGCGGGCCGAGTCCGTCGACGAGAAGCCGAGTTTCGAAGCGGCCTACGAGCGCAGGCGGTGTTCTCGCGAGTCGAGCGAGCGAGAGCGCGACACGCCTTCGGCGGGTCGGTGTCTGGTTCCCGCGGACGGCTTCTACGAGTGGGTCGAGACCGACGAGGGGAAACGGCCCTATCGGGTCTCCTTCGAGGACGACCGGGTGTTCGCGATGGCCGGCCTCTGGGAGCGCTGGGAGCCGGAGACGACCCAGACTGGCCTCGACGCGTTCGGCGGCGGCGTCGACGACGAGAGCGAGCGCGGCCCGCTCGAGACGTTTACGATCATTACGACCGAACCGAACGACCTCGTCTCGGAGTTACACCATCGGATGGCCGTGATCCTCGCGCCCGATGCCGAGCAGAAGTGGCTCTCCGGCGACGCCGGTCGGGAGGTGCTCGAGCCGCGTTCGGCCGACGGGATGCGAGCCGATCCGGTGTCGACGGCGGTGAACGATCCGGCGACGGACGAGCCGTCGCTGATCGAACCGCTCGAGGGGGCGTGA
- a CDS encoding DUF7490 domain-containing protein: MNRESLLAVATVAVVIGTLTTLALAGAVSAPDRPETAGDVENAGHASLAEITISADEVTGGTATLAVDTHLEHRGDPVTNVTVVHRATDTETGLVEDTTERDVEPLEDESEVVVSSAVTVPRESSYEIETLVYRDGRRTESASQTVEGVDALTPAYADTDVEFHRFGGDAGGSLADVPAIGYSIASTTDDAATLEVASYLTNTGDDTEADLELEVNARQADSNVVADSATVELSAIEPGKTASPTVDLEVPQEYDYYLDAVLWRDGTIVGTDRSVANLGPGSLSVNETAGDAGLEVSDFTGGSDASAADGRSESGGHDASDGGADGTPGFGVAVTAAALLATITLARRFQ, encoded by the coding sequence ATGAATCGCGAGTCCCTCCTGGCCGTCGCGACGGTCGCGGTCGTGATCGGGACGCTCACGACGCTCGCTCTCGCCGGCGCGGTGTCCGCTCCCGACCGACCGGAGACGGCCGGCGACGTCGAGAACGCCGGCCACGCGTCGCTGGCGGAGATCACGATCAGTGCCGACGAGGTCACTGGCGGCACCGCCACGCTCGCCGTCGACACGCACCTCGAACACCGCGGCGACCCCGTCACGAACGTCACCGTCGTCCACCGAGCGACCGATACGGAGACCGGACTCGTCGAGGACACCACTGAACGGGACGTCGAGCCGCTGGAAGACGAGTCCGAAGTCGTCGTCTCGAGTGCGGTAACGGTCCCTCGGGAGAGCAGCTACGAGATCGAGACGCTCGTCTACCGGGACGGACGGCGTACCGAATCGGCCAGCCAGACGGTCGAGGGCGTCGACGCGCTGACCCCGGCCTACGCCGACACCGACGTGGAGTTCCACCGCTTCGGCGGCGACGCCGGCGGGAGCCTCGCGGACGTCCCCGCGATCGGGTATTCCATCGCGTCGACGACCGACGACGCGGCTACCCTCGAGGTCGCCAGCTATCTCACCAATACGGGCGACGACACCGAAGCCGACCTCGAACTCGAAGTGAACGCTCGACAGGCGGATTCGAACGTCGTCGCCGACTCCGCGACCGTCGAGCTATCGGCGATCGAGCCGGGGAAGACCGCGTCGCCGACCGTCGACCTCGAGGTGCCACAGGAGTACGACTACTACCTCGATGCGGTCCTCTGGCGCGACGGCACCATCGTCGGGACGGATCGATCGGTCGCCAATCTCGGCCCGGGATCGCTGTCCGTCAACGAGACGGCCGGTGACGCGGGACTCGAGGTGAGCGACTTCACCGGTGGCTCCGACGCCAGTGCGGCCGACGGACGCTCCGAATCCGGCGGACACGACGCGAGTGACGGTGGTGCCGACGGAACGCCCGGTTTCGGCGTCGCCGTCACCGCCGCCGCACTGCTCGCGACGATCACGCTCGCACGGAGGTTCCAATGA
- a CDS encoding HalOD1 output domain-containing protein, which produces MEREVDAKNSLTIAVIRAVSDYENKPVDSLPPLSETVDSDALEAAFDSDGNTDRHGRVSFVFSDSRVTIRHGKYITVEPVIFARSNADGRRYESS; this is translated from the coding sequence ATGGAGCGCGAGGTGGACGCTAAGAACTCACTCACTATCGCGGTTATCCGCGCGGTGAGTGATTACGAAAACAAGCCAGTTGATTCGCTTCCGCCACTCTCCGAAACGGTCGATTCGGACGCGTTAGAGGCCGCGTTCGATAGCGATGGGAACACCGATCGACACGGCCGCGTCTCGTTCGTTTTCAGCGACTCGCGCGTGACGATCAGGCACGGCAAGTACATTACTGTCGAACCAGTGATCTTCGCGAGAAGTAACGCCGACGGTCGCCGTTACGAGAGTTCGTGA
- the ilvA gene encoding threonine ammonia-lyase, producing the protein MLELDAILEARERVRETSRHTPLEHSHTYSAMTGADVRLKLENFQRTGAFKIRGATNRIATLSEAQKDAGVVTASAGNHAQGVALAATRSGVDSKIVMPEHAPISKVKATKSYGAEVVLSGRDYNEAAERAHEIEREEGRTYVHAFDDEYIMAGQGTIGLEILEDCPDVETVVVPIGGGGLISGIATAIKEQKPDTRVIGVQAEGASSAAKSLEKGERISLDGVDTIADGIATRSVGERTFPYIQEYVDEVVTVSDPEIAVALVYLLERSKTLVEGAGAVALAAVLFEKFDYAEDEIIVPALCGGNIDLNTLTNVIVRGLVETGRYLKIRTVLKDRPGALEDLLDIFTAHRANIYAIHHDRTSREVEMSDTEVEIELEMRGPDHVDSFLTDLRDAGYEVDVLA; encoded by the coding sequence ATGCTGGAACTCGACGCCATTCTCGAGGCGCGCGAGCGAGTCCGAGAGACCTCTCGGCACACGCCGCTCGAGCACTCCCACACCTATTCGGCGATGACCGGGGCCGATGTCCGTCTGAAACTGGAGAACTTCCAGCGGACGGGCGCGTTCAAGATCCGCGGAGCGACGAACCGAATCGCGACGCTCTCCGAGGCACAGAAGGACGCCGGCGTCGTCACCGCGAGCGCCGGCAACCACGCCCAGGGGGTCGCACTCGCGGCCACGCGGTCCGGCGTCGACTCGAAGATCGTCATGCCCGAGCACGCGCCGATCTCGAAGGTCAAGGCGACCAAGAGCTACGGCGCTGAAGTCGTCCTCTCCGGGCGAGACTACAACGAGGCCGCCGAGCGCGCCCACGAGATCGAACGCGAGGAGGGCCGTACCTACGTCCACGCCTTCGATGACGAGTACATCATGGCCGGCCAGGGAACGATCGGCCTCGAGATCCTCGAGGACTGTCCCGACGTCGAAACGGTCGTCGTTCCGATCGGCGGCGGCGGGCTCATCAGCGGCATCGCGACCGCGATCAAGGAGCAAAAACCCGACACGCGCGTCATCGGCGTGCAAGCCGAGGGAGCCTCGAGCGCCGCGAAATCCCTCGAGAAGGGCGAGCGCATCTCCCTCGACGGCGTCGACACCATCGCGGACGGCATCGCGACCCGCAGCGTCGGCGAACGGACCTTTCCCTACATTCAGGAGTACGTGGACGAGGTCGTCACCGTCTCGGATCCCGAGATCGCAGTCGCCCTGGTCTACCTGCTCGAGCGCTCGAAGACCCTCGTCGAGGGGGCCGGCGCGGTCGCGCTCGCCGCCGTCCTCTTCGAGAAATTCGACTACGCGGAGGACGAGATCATCGTCCCCGCGCTCTGTGGCGGCAACATCGATCTGAACACGCTGACCAACGTCATCGTCCGCGGTCTCGTCGAGACCGGCCGCTACCTGAAGATCAGGACCGTTCTCAAGGACCGACCCGGCGCGCTCGAGGACCTCCTAGACATCTTTACCGCCCACCGGGCCAACATCTACGCGATCCACCACGACCGGACCTCCCGCGAGGTCGAGATGAGCGACACCGAAGTCGAGATCGAACTCGAGATGCGCGGCCCCGACCACGTCGATAGCTTCCTCACGGATCTGCGCGACGCGGGCTACGAGGTCGACGTGCTGGCCTGA
- a CDS encoding gluconate 2-dehydrogenase subunit 3 family protein yields MELTRRDAVAALAALGVGGGTLSGCAAPTGSAPDGSDGDPSADIDTERIRETLVAVAEVVYPSEVTGTATFVEAFLEGRLEDRSHAANVDAAVAELNERAEQWFGDTFSALSPDDRDRCLREVGADTAAEDPEGRPAERMRYYVVNELLLALYTSPTGGELAGIENPIGHPGGLESYQRGPGA; encoded by the coding sequence ATGGAGCTGACCAGGCGAGACGCGGTCGCCGCGCTGGCGGCGCTCGGCGTCGGCGGGGGGACGCTGTCGGGCTGTGCGGCCCCGACCGGATCCGCCCCCGACGGGAGCGACGGCGATCCGTCGGCCGATATCGACACCGAGCGGATTCGCGAGACGCTGGTCGCGGTCGCCGAGGTCGTCTACCCCAGCGAGGTCACCGGCACGGCGACGTTCGTCGAGGCCTTCCTCGAAGGGCGACTCGAGGATCGGTCCCACGCGGCGAACGTCGACGCCGCCGTCGCGGAACTGAACGAGCGCGCCGAACAGTGGTTCGGCGATACGTTTTCGGCCCTGTCACCCGACGACCGGGATCGGTGTCTGCGGGAGGTCGGCGCGGATACCGCGGCGGAAGATCCCGAGGGGCGGCCCGCCGAACGGATGCGCTACTACGTCGTCAACGAACTGCTGTTGGCACTGTACACCTCGCCGACGGGCGGCGAGTTAGCCGGCATCGAGAACCCGATCGGTCACCCGGGCGGACTCGAGAGCTACCAGCGGGGGCCCGGCGCGTGA
- a CDS encoding inorganic phosphate transporter yields MALSVIYIVGIAVAVFVGVNIGGSSTGAAFGPATGSGVLSMRQASGLMAAFVLLGGFTLGTNVVDTLGTEFVPRDSLTLGASIGILLFIGLGILLGNVLKVSTSTSITAVAAVVGMGAALGVLDWRTVGVVFIWWLIAPILAFWICAFIGRYLYDDIVARLDFDAEDRGRLAELAVIGIGCYMAFSAGASNVANAVAPLVGSGRMDMTTGVALGGVAIGAGAFVLGPRTMGTVGEDITDLSLEASLVVELIAASIITGLSWAGIPASLAVMLTTCVIGLGWGRASRRVPLEAIARPEGLTAEEQSTWAADQLELFDPTTVKRVVATWIATPTVAGVAAFLLFSVTRRFQLPL; encoded by the coding sequence ATGGCGCTGTCGGTGATATACATCGTCGGCATAGCCGTGGCCGTCTTCGTCGGCGTCAACATCGGAGGCTCGTCGACCGGAGCGGCGTTCGGTCCGGCGACCGGAAGCGGCGTCCTCTCGATGCGGCAGGCGTCCGGACTGATGGCCGCGTTCGTACTGCTCGGTGGCTTCACCCTCGGGACCAACGTCGTCGACACGTTAGGAACGGAGTTCGTGCCCCGGGACTCTCTCACCCTCGGTGCGTCGATCGGTATCCTCCTGTTCATCGGCCTCGGCATCCTGCTCGGCAACGTCCTCAAGGTATCGACCAGCACGAGCATCACCGCCGTCGCCGCGGTGGTCGGGATGGGAGCGGCGCTCGGCGTGCTCGACTGGCGAACCGTCGGCGTCGTCTTCATCTGGTGGCTCATCGCGCCGATTCTCGCCTTCTGGATCTGCGCGTTCATTGGCCGCTACCTCTATGACGATATCGTGGCCCGGCTCGACTTCGACGCCGAGGATCGCGGTCGGCTCGCCGAACTCGCCGTGATCGGTATCGGGTGTTATATGGCGTTCTCGGCCGGCGCATCGAACGTCGCCAACGCGGTCGCGCCGCTGGTGGGATCCGGACGGATGGACATGACCACCGGTGTCGCCCTCGGCGGCGTGGCAATCGGTGCGGGCGCGTTCGTTCTCGGCCCTCGGACGATGGGAACCGTCGGCGAGGACATCACCGACCTCTCGCTCGAGGCGTCGCTCGTCGTCGAACTGATCGCCGCGTCGATCATCACTGGACTGAGCTGGGCCGGCATCCCGGCGAGCCTTGCCGTCATGCTCACCACGTGCGTGATCGGTCTCGGCTGGGGCCGGGCGAGTCGCAGGGTGCCGCTCGAGGCGATCGCTCGGCCCGAGGGGCTCACTGCCGAGGAACAGTCGACGTGGGCCGCCGACCAACTCGAGCTGTTCGATCCGACGACCGTCAAGCGGGTCGTGGCGACGTGGATCGCGACGCCGACGGTCGCGGGCGTGGCCGCGTTCCTGCTGTTCAGCGTCACGCGGCGGTTCCAGCTCCCCCTGTGA